In a single window of the Natronosalvus caseinilyticus genome:
- a CDS encoding NAD(P)/FAD-dependent oxidoreductase, with protein MTEYVIIGDGISGSSAAETLREEDPESSITVITDEGEPLYNRILIKEHAKGKLPEAPISIHDEDWYDERDIDLSLNTHVTTIDTDEKVVRTHEKDDVPYDKLLIATGGTPTQLPVENSDAEGVHHFWTFQDARKIRESAEAADDAVIVGAGLLGIDFAAVCGSQGVEGKFLMRGDRWWRYALSADGAEIMHEGMRSVGVEPVFDSGVSEFEVDDDGRVEAAIGGDGNRYPCDFAGVAIGLTFNTEFLHDTDIEQDNGIVVDEYMQTNLEDVYAAGDLTQFYDVLLGEQAQNGSWGSAKEQGRVAGINMAADDEAEPFEWVSSYSITHFDFPFLSFGHPTLGDEHAERRYSDTEWRRIAFKDGKVVGGVLIGDLSAQSKLKQLMRQQRIVADQAEVLLEKQVDLDELAPSQDQ; from the coding sequence ATGACCGAGTACGTTATCATCGGGGATGGGATCTCCGGCAGTTCGGCCGCGGAGACACTCCGGGAGGAGGACCCGGAGTCGTCGATCACCGTCATCACCGATGAGGGCGAACCGCTGTACAATCGTATCCTGATCAAAGAACACGCCAAGGGCAAACTGCCCGAAGCGCCCATCTCGATTCACGACGAGGACTGGTACGACGAGCGCGACATCGACCTCTCGCTCAACACGCACGTGACGACGATCGACACCGACGAGAAGGTCGTCCGCACTCACGAGAAAGACGACGTTCCCTACGACAAACTGTTGATCGCGACGGGCGGAACGCCCACGCAGTTGCCCGTCGAAAACAGCGACGCCGAGGGCGTCCACCACTTCTGGACGTTCCAGGACGCCCGGAAGATCCGCGAGAGCGCCGAAGCGGCCGACGACGCCGTCATCGTCGGGGCCGGATTGTTGGGCATCGACTTCGCGGCAGTCTGTGGCTCCCAGGGCGTCGAGGGCAAGTTTCTGATGCGCGGCGACCGCTGGTGGCGCTACGCGCTCTCGGCCGATGGCGCCGAGATCATGCACGAGGGGATGCGAAGCGTGGGCGTCGAGCCGGTCTTCGACAGCGGCGTCAGCGAGTTCGAGGTCGACGACGACGGCCGCGTCGAGGCCGCCATCGGCGGCGACGGCAACCGCTACCCGTGTGACTTCGCCGGCGTCGCGATCGGCCTGACGTTCAACACCGAGTTCCTCCACGACACCGACATCGAACAGGACAACGGTATCGTCGTCGACGAATACATGCAGACGAACCTCGAGGACGTCTACGCGGCGGGCGATCTGACGCAGTTCTACGACGTCCTCCTGGGCGAGCAGGCCCAGAACGGCTCGTGGGGCTCGGCCAAAGAGCAGGGTCGAGTCGCGGGCATCAACATGGCCGCCGACGACGAGGCCGAGCCTTTCGAGTGGGTCTCCTCGTACTCGATTACACACTTCGACTTCCCGTTCCTCTCCTTCGGTCACCCCACCCTGGGCGACGAACACGCCGAACGCCGCTACTCCGACACCGAGTGGCGCCGCATCGCATTCAAGGACGGCAAGGTCGTCGGTGGCGTCCTCATCGGCGACCTCTCCGCTCAGAGCAAGCTCAAGCAACTCATGCGCCAGCAGCGTATCGTCGCCGACCAGGCCGAGGTCCTCCTCGAGAAGCAAGTCGACCTCGACGAACTCGCGCCGAGTCAGGATCAATAA
- a CDS encoding DUF6149 family protein: MKLRQNARHFASRKALETPVVRSVAISGLVRLHTKIFLGKADPARANERKAHLDGLFEATMDSYLEALRAGYSEAEAREITHIQANFDFYNHGWTEMMEFPADELEDHYDRYHDFFATWGITIDKPLGEFRPDGGLPAAPSTPERLENPEHPHAEGGFADDVYVENEDGELVVGGQDEPENVDVSQAVGVNDGSLEEE; encoded by the coding sequence ATGAAACTCCGCCAGAACGCCCGTCACTTCGCCTCTCGAAAGGCCCTCGAGACTCCAGTCGTTCGCTCGGTGGCCATTTCGGGTCTCGTGCGCCTCCACACGAAAATCTTCCTGGGGAAGGCCGATCCGGCCCGCGCCAACGAGCGCAAGGCCCACCTCGACGGCCTCTTCGAGGCGACGATGGACAGCTACCTCGAGGCCCTTCGTGCCGGGTACTCCGAGGCCGAGGCCCGCGAGATCACGCACATCCAGGCGAACTTCGACTTCTACAACCACGGCTGGACCGAGATGATGGAGTTCCCCGCCGACGAACTCGAGGACCACTACGACCGGTACCACGACTTCTTCGCGACCTGGGGGATCACGATCGACAAGCCGCTGGGCGAGTTCAGGCCCGACGGTGGGCTTCCGGCGGCACCGTCGACGCCTGAACGCCTCGAGAACCCTGAGCATCCCCATGCCGAGGGCGGGTTCGCCGACGACGTCTACGTGGAGAACGAGGACGGCGAGCTGGTCGTCGGCGGCCAGGACGAGCCAGAGAACGTGGACGTCTCACAGGCCGTCGGCGTGAACGATGGGTCGCTCGAGGAAGAATAG
- a CDS encoding aldo/keto reductase gives MDYTTLGETGLEVSRLCLGCMNFGSAEPWMIDDEEQSIEIVERALDLGINFLDTANVYSRGESEELVGRAIEPYDRDELVIATKVFGRMGDGPNQQGLSRKHVFDQCRASLERLGTDYVDLYQIHRWDEETPIEETLRALDALIDEGSVRYVGASTMTAYEFTKALYTADVEHLERFVCMQPEYNAVDRHEEANLLPVCAGEGIGVIPWSPLAGGFLTGKYDRDDDPEGDVRAATDEYTRRRFTDENWAILEVIEELAAERDATPAQVSLAWLLHKDVVDAPIVGPRSLDHLEENVGAVGVELTEGDLERIEEPIDPRWPAPGKN, from the coding sequence ATGGACTACACGACCCTGGGCGAAACGGGACTCGAGGTCTCCCGTCTCTGCCTGGGCTGTATGAACTTCGGGAGCGCCGAGCCCTGGATGATCGACGACGAGGAGCAATCGATCGAGATCGTCGAGCGTGCGCTGGATCTCGGGATCAACTTCCTCGACACGGCCAACGTCTACTCCCGCGGGGAGAGCGAGGAACTCGTCGGCCGGGCGATCGAGCCCTACGACCGGGACGAACTCGTGATCGCGACGAAGGTTTTCGGGCGCATGGGCGACGGACCGAACCAGCAGGGTCTCTCGAGAAAGCACGTGTTCGACCAGTGTCGAGCGAGTCTCGAGCGCCTCGGGACCGACTACGTCGACCTCTACCAGATTCACCGCTGGGACGAGGAGACGCCCATCGAGGAGACCCTGCGCGCGCTCGACGCCCTGATCGACGAGGGGTCCGTTCGCTACGTCGGCGCGAGCACGATGACGGCCTACGAGTTCACGAAGGCGCTGTACACCGCCGACGTCGAGCACCTCGAGCGGTTCGTCTGCATGCAACCGGAGTACAACGCCGTGGATCGCCACGAGGAGGCGAATCTCCTTCCCGTATGCGCGGGCGAGGGGATAGGCGTCATTCCCTGGTCGCCGCTGGCCGGCGGCTTCCTGACCGGAAAGTACGACCGGGACGACGATCCGGAGGGAGACGTACGGGCCGCGACCGACGAGTATACGAGACGGCGCTTCACCGACGAGAACTGGGCCATCCTCGAGGTCATCGAGGAGCTCGCCGCAGAGAGGGACGCGACCCCCGCACAGGTATCGCTGGCCTGGCTCCTCCACAAGGACGTCGTCGACGCGCCGATCGTCGGCCCGCGGTCGCTCGACCACCTCGAGGAGAACGTCGGGGCCGTCGGGGTCGAGTTGACGGAGGGTGACCTCGAGCGGATCGAGGAGCCAATCGATCCGCGGTGGCCCGCGCCGGGGAAGAACTGA
- a CDS encoding MFS transporter, translating into MSLDSNDRSIAGFTMAGHALVHWFETSIPIFLVVWLAEFDVSVTLVGFVVALGYAPFGIGALPGGVLADRYGPKRLILLCLLGMSLAFVTLAAASVLESIYAVAVGLLLWGVAASVYHPAGLALISTGVEERGTVFAWHGIAGNFGIALGPFVAATLLIVLEWPVVAALLAIPGFVAVAYGLSADFDATAAVADDVEAGPDEALSLPEFLANSRALFASAFAIVFVLVTFEGLYYRGVLTYLPEIMTGLPALEGLDLFPTLERYDIDPGFYVYVGLLVVGMAGQYTGGKLTDRVPAARGLAALFAVLAALALAFVPVVDLGLGALLVLCGVLGFVLFAIQPFYQNAVAVYTPADSRGLSYGYTYLGEFGFGATSIAIGGFLLGEAGLATFFVALAGFALVGATLSAALALGLDRLFDRTDADSSADAKA; encoded by the coding sequence ATGTCTCTCGATTCGAACGATCGCTCGATCGCCGGCTTCACTATGGCGGGCCACGCCCTCGTCCACTGGTTCGAGACCTCGATCCCGATCTTCCTCGTCGTCTGGCTCGCCGAGTTCGACGTGAGCGTCACCCTCGTCGGGTTCGTCGTCGCGCTGGGGTACGCTCCCTTCGGCATCGGCGCGCTTCCCGGCGGCGTCCTCGCCGACCGGTACGGCCCGAAGCGACTCATCTTGCTCTGTCTGCTCGGCATGAGCCTCGCCTTCGTCACCCTCGCGGCGGCCTCCGTCCTGGAGTCCATCTACGCCGTCGCCGTCGGCCTCCTGCTCTGGGGCGTCGCCGCTAGCGTCTATCACCCCGCCGGACTCGCGCTCATCAGCACGGGCGTCGAGGAGCGCGGCACCGTCTTCGCCTGGCACGGTATCGCCGGCAACTTCGGCATCGCCCTCGGGCCGTTCGTCGCCGCCACGCTGTTGATCGTCCTCGAGTGGCCCGTGGTCGCCGCTCTGCTCGCGATTCCCGGCTTCGTCGCCGTCGCCTATGGACTCAGCGCGGACTTCGACGCGACCGCCGCGGTGGCGGACGACGTCGAGGCCGGGCCGGACGAGGCGCTCTCGCTGCCAGAGTTTCTCGCCAACTCCCGGGCGCTTTTCGCCAGCGCATTCGCCATCGTCTTCGTCCTCGTCACCTTCGAGGGGCTGTACTACCGCGGCGTGCTCACCTACCTGCCCGAGATCATGACCGGCCTGCCGGCGCTCGAGGGACTCGACCTGTTCCCGACGCTCGAGCGCTACGACATCGACCCCGGCTTCTACGTCTACGTCGGCCTGCTGGTCGTCGGCATGGCCGGCCAGTATACCGGCGGGAAGCTCACGGACCGCGTTCCAGCGGCTCGCGGGCTGGCCGCGCTCTTCGCCGTCCTGGCCGCCCTCGCGCTCGCGTTCGTCCCCGTCGTCGATCTCGGCCTGGGCGCCCTGCTCGTTCTCTGTGGCGTCCTCGGCTTCGTCCTGTTCGCCATCCAGCCGTTCTACCAGAACGCCGTCGCCGTCTACACGCCCGCCGACAGCCGTGGGCTCTCCTACGGCTACACCTACCTCGGCGAGTTCGGGTTCGGCGCGACCAGCATCGCCATCGGCGGCTTCCTGCTCGGCGAGGCGGGCCTCGCGACCTTCTTCGTCGCGCTCGCCGGTTTCGCCCTCGTCGGGGCCACCCTGTCGGCCGCGCTCGCACTCGGCCTCGACCGCCTGTTCGACCGGACGGACGCGGACTCGAGCGCCGACGCGAAGGCCTAG
- a CDS encoding helix-turn-helix domain-containing protein — MATEATFTVPSSQFPLGTVFEQLPDVTVTLERIIPAQDVVIPYFWVRGTVVDDIEEVFSAHPGVRNIRLVDSVADEYLLRVEWAVEYSGVLSVLTETEIPLIEAVGTNQEWTFDVRGDDRSDIASFQRRCRERDVPVTLTSLHALTPVESDTEAALTESQQEALVLAFDRGYFEIPREVTMAEVGDELGISQQAVASRLRRGIKRILGSTLSETSHADR; from the coding sequence ATGGCCACCGAAGCGACGTTTACCGTCCCCTCGAGTCAGTTCCCACTGGGGACCGTATTCGAGCAGCTGCCGGACGTGACAGTCACGCTGGAGCGGATCATCCCCGCCCAGGACGTGGTAATCCCCTACTTCTGGGTGCGAGGGACCGTCGTCGACGATATCGAGGAGGTATTTTCCGCACACCCCGGCGTCAGAAACATCCGTCTCGTCGATTCCGTCGCGGACGAGTATCTGCTGCGCGTCGAGTGGGCCGTCGAGTACTCGGGCGTGCTCAGCGTGCTCACAGAGACGGAGATACCGCTCATCGAAGCAGTCGGCACGAACCAGGAGTGGACGTTCGACGTTCGCGGCGACGACCGAAGCGACATCGCGTCCTTCCAGCGACGCTGTCGGGAGAGGGACGTACCGGTCACGCTGACGAGCCTTCACGCGTTGACGCCGGTCGAGTCGGACACCGAGGCGGCACTCACCGAATCCCAGCAGGAGGCGTTGGTGCTCGCCTTCGATCGCGGCTACTTCGAGATCCCCCGGGAGGTGACGATGGCGGAGGTCGGCGACGAACTCGGCATCTCCCAGCAGGCCGTTGCGTCTCGACTCCGTCGTGGAATAAAGCGCATTCTGGGGAGTACGCTCTCCGAGACGAGTCACGCGGATCGATAG
- a CDS encoding 8-oxo-dGTP diphosphatase, whose protein sequence is MIEATLCFVLDGDDVLLIEKRRGLGEGWYNGPGGKLEDGETPRECAVREVREEVGLEIPLEATEKAGELTFTLDGEVHTVCHVFRTEVYDGEPVATEEAHPEWVSVDDVPYDRMWEDDHLWLPAVLEGDTVEGTFAFEGGRPLDEAEFVDYDLERGASLEE, encoded by the coding sequence ATGATCGAGGCGACGCTCTGTTTCGTCCTGGACGGCGACGACGTGCTCCTCATCGAGAAGCGACGCGGACTCGGCGAGGGGTGGTACAACGGACCCGGCGGCAAACTCGAAGACGGCGAGACGCCGCGAGAGTGCGCCGTTCGCGAGGTGCGCGAGGAAGTTGGCCTCGAGATTCCGCTCGAGGCAACCGAGAAGGCGGGCGAACTCACGTTCACGCTCGACGGCGAGGTCCACACCGTCTGCCACGTGTTCCGGACCGAGGTCTACGACGGCGAACCGGTGGCGACCGAGGAAGCCCACCCCGAGTGGGTTTCGGTCGACGACGTGCCCTACGATCGCATGTGGGAGGACGATCACCTCTGGCTACCCGCGGTGCTCGAGGGCGACACCGTCGAGGGAACGTTCGCGTTCGAAGGCGGACGACCGCTCGACGAGGCCGAATTCGTCGACTACGACCTCGAGCGTGGCGCGTCGCTCGAGGAGTGA
- a CDS encoding sulfite oxidase produces the protein MPTERPRDTRHREIDAIVEAKAGGVAETRDEADKYTVLGAASRRTFANWLTPIEEHFVCHRNDIPDADADAWTVSLTGGLKGTLSMTDIREKYPTVAVAHTMECAGNGRGQHRPETGSVQWDCEAAATAFWTGTPVSLILREYGVTESEGQWLTTVGGDPSDGDDIFARSIPLEKALDDCVLAYEMNGEPLPREHGYPVRLIVPGWYGVNNVKWVEELRVMDSMVTEGSLERPGEHAYWQQRSYRIYPSGSEPDENETVETYDTWTQLEGAVEYPYTFDANVMSLIGAPSGESPAEVRPDESLKVRGVAWAGDDGVDRVEVSTDGGETWDDAELFGPDYAGAWRLFRYDWDTRLGRHTLLSRATDDLGRRQPSRISDPDVWRDALENDEYPWNEGGYAANAYEPNGVDVEVRARDGRDVGE, from the coding sequence ATGCCCACAGAACGACCACGAGACACCCGTCATCGCGAGATCGACGCCATCGTGGAGGCGAAGGCGGGCGGCGTCGCGGAGACGAGAGACGAAGCCGACAAGTACACCGTCCTCGGGGCCGCCAGCCGACGCACGTTCGCGAACTGGCTGACACCGATCGAGGAGCACTTCGTCTGCCATCGAAACGATATTCCGGACGCCGACGCCGACGCGTGGACCGTCTCGCTCACCGGGGGGCTTAAGGGGACCCTTTCGATGACCGACATCAGGGAGAAGTATCCGACGGTCGCGGTCGCACACACGATGGAGTGTGCCGGCAACGGACGAGGCCAGCACCGACCGGAGACGGGAAGCGTTCAGTGGGACTGTGAGGCCGCGGCCACTGCCTTCTGGACGGGGACGCCAGTGAGTTTGATACTGCGCGAGTACGGCGTGACCGAATCCGAGGGACAGTGGCTCACCACCGTCGGTGGCGATCCGTCGGACGGCGACGACATCTTCGCCCGATCGATTCCGCTCGAGAAGGCCCTCGACGACTGCGTGCTGGCCTACGAGATGAACGGCGAGCCCTTGCCACGGGAGCACGGCTATCCCGTCCGCCTGATCGTTCCCGGCTGGTACGGCGTCAACAACGTCAAGTGGGTCGAGGAACTCCGCGTCATGGACTCGATGGTGACCGAGGGGAGCCTCGAGCGCCCCGGAGAGCACGCGTACTGGCAACAGCGTTCGTATCGCATCTATCCCAGTGGAAGCGAACCCGACGAGAACGAGACGGTCGAGACGTACGATACGTGGACCCAGCTCGAGGGCGCAGTCGAGTATCCGTACACGTTCGACGCGAACGTGATGTCGCTGATCGGCGCGCCATCCGGGGAGTCGCCCGCCGAGGTGCGACCGGACGAGTCGCTCAAGGTGCGCGGCGTCGCCTGGGCGGGAGACGATGGGGTCGACCGCGTCGAGGTCTCGACCGACGGCGGTGAGACCTGGGACGACGCGGAACTGTTCGGCCCCGACTACGCAGGCGCGTGGCGACTCTTCCGGTACGACTGGGACACCCGGCTGGGACGTCACACCCTGCTGTCGCGCGCGACCGACGACCTGGGCCGTCGACAGCCGTCACGAATATCCGACCCCGACGTCTGGCGAGACGCGCTCGAGAACGACGAGTATCCCTGGAACGAAGGAGGCTACGCCGCGAACGCGTACGAACCCAACGGCGTGGACGTCGAGGTCCGCGCCAGGGACGGCCGGGACGTCGGAGAGTGA
- a CDS encoding quinone oxidoreductase family protein yields MRVIEVNEYGDSGVLQTAEHEVPQPGPGEVRIDVEAAGINFADVMQRRGVYPGGPEPPYVPGMEAAGTVDATGEGIDLEEGDRVVGMLGGGGYAEYATANAQMLLPIPDGMSFEEAAGFPVQFLTAHSCLFEWGGLEEGESVLIQAAAGGVGTAAVQLASRAGAEVFGTASIEEKLELAADLGCDHPIQYTEVDFRDPVEEATDGEGVDLVLESVGDDVFDRSLDALGHFGRLVTYGVASGVPASAENRRLLFENKSVVGFHLGQASRHDPKRIMQAIPDLTQGLADGELEVIVGETFALEDASEAHQFIEDRKSVGKVVLIP; encoded by the coding sequence ATGCGAGTCATCGAGGTCAACGAGTACGGTGATAGTGGCGTCCTCCAGACCGCCGAGCACGAGGTTCCGCAACCGGGCCCGGGGGAGGTCAGAATCGACGTCGAGGCCGCGGGCATCAACTTCGCGGACGTCATGCAGCGGCGCGGCGTGTATCCGGGTGGGCCGGAACCGCCGTATGTCCCCGGGATGGAAGCCGCCGGAACCGTCGACGCTACCGGCGAGGGGATCGACCTCGAGGAGGGCGACCGCGTGGTCGGCATGCTCGGCGGGGGCGGATATGCCGAGTACGCCACCGCCAACGCGCAGATGCTCTTACCCATCCCCGACGGAATGAGCTTCGAGGAAGCCGCCGGCTTCCCCGTCCAGTTCCTGACCGCCCACTCCTGCCTGTTCGAGTGGGGCGGCCTCGAGGAGGGCGAGTCCGTCCTCATCCAGGCCGCCGCGGGTGGCGTCGGCACGGCGGCCGTCCAGCTGGCCTCGCGGGCCGGCGCGGAGGTCTTCGGCACCGCGAGCATCGAGGAGAAACTCGAGCTGGCGGCCGACCTCGGGTGTGACCACCCGATCCAGTACACCGAAGTCGATTTCCGCGACCCCGTCGAGGAGGCCACCGACGGCGAGGGCGTCGACCTCGTCCTCGAGAGCGTCGGCGACGACGTGTTCGATCGGAGTCTCGACGCACTCGGACACTTCGGGCGGTTAGTCACCTACGGCGTGGCGAGCGGGGTTCCCGCGAGCGCCGAGAACCGGCGCCTGCTCTTCGAGAACAAGTCCGTCGTCGGGTTCCACCTCGGGCAGGCATCTCGACACGATCCGAAGCGGATCATGCAGGCGATTCCGGATCTAACCCAGGGGCTGGCCGACGGCGAACTCGAGGTGATCGTCGGCGAAACGTTCGCGCTCGAGGACGCGAGCGAGGCCCACCAGTTCATCGAGGACCGAAAGAGCGTGGGGAAGGTCGTGCTGATTCCCTGA
- a CDS encoding HAD-IIA family hydrolase has translation MHYDGIIFDLDGTVYRGDRLVPGAPAAVERARAAGASVLFLSNNPTKRPPEYADRLTEFGIPADDEDVLNSAAITAEWLVANHPNRPALVVGERPLVAELEDAGITVTQDPRRTEIVVVSMDRSFDYETLQLALDAIDDETLFVATNPDRTCPVEDGEIPDAAGMIGAIEGVTGRSLDRVLGKPSPTAVEVATARMDCVPERCLLVGDRLETDVEMGVRLGMATALVLTGASDRTDLSSARNEPTHVLDSIAGLPELLSADG, from the coding sequence ATGCATTACGACGGCATTATTTTCGACCTCGATGGGACCGTCTATCGGGGCGATCGACTCGTTCCTGGAGCCCCAGCCGCGGTCGAACGCGCTCGAGCAGCCGGTGCGAGCGTCCTGTTCCTCTCGAACAACCCCACGAAGCGGCCACCGGAGTACGCTGATCGATTGACCGAGTTCGGCATTCCGGCCGACGACGAGGACGTGCTCAACTCCGCGGCAATCACCGCGGAGTGGCTCGTAGCGAATCACCCGAATCGACCAGCACTGGTCGTCGGTGAACGCCCGCTCGTGGCCGAACTCGAGGACGCCGGCATCACCGTGACGCAAGATCCCCGGCGGACGGAGATCGTCGTCGTATCGATGGACCGGTCGTTCGACTACGAGACGCTCCAGCTAGCACTAGATGCCATCGACGACGAGACGCTGTTCGTCGCGACCAATCCCGACCGCACGTGTCCGGTCGAGGATGGGGAGATTCCCGACGCCGCCGGCATGATCGGCGCGATCGAGGGCGTTACCGGCCGATCGCTCGACCGCGTGCTCGGAAAGCCGTCGCCCACGGCGGTCGAGGTGGCGACGGCGAGGATGGACTGCGTCCCCGAACGGTGCCTGCTCGTCGGCGACCGGCTCGAGACCGACGTCGAGATGGGGGTCCGCTTGGGGATGGCGACGGCGCTCGTCCTCACGGGGGCGAGTGACAGGACGGACCTCTCGAGTGCACGGAACGAACCGACTCACGTCCTCGATTCGATTGCCGGCCTTCCGGAACTGCTCTCGGCAGACGGGTGA
- the phnE gene encoding phosphonate ABC transporter, permease protein PhnE: MTDQSTVTDTSTEWDTRGRKRRFARYVGLLTTFVVVAISWRALNVRYEYVETAPESVRDLLNRMYPPDAAYANEIVGPLLETINIAVLGTGLAILLALPVAFIGAENTTPNRATYLLGKFLIVASRSVNVIIWAIIFVFLFGTSALAGVLAVGFRSIGFVAKLIAEEIEEINPTQVEAVRATGASRTQTLLYGIVPQVKPAFVGVSVYRWDINVRSSTIIGFVGAGGIGMELQNSIDFLDWHRVLTILIAILAVVLVSELISAYLRSKVR, from the coding sequence ATGACCGACCAATCGACGGTGACCGATACCTCGACGGAGTGGGATACCAGAGGTCGGAAGCGGCGATTCGCCCGTTACGTTGGATTGCTCACGACGTTCGTCGTCGTCGCAATCTCCTGGCGGGCGCTCAACGTCCGGTACGAGTACGTCGAGACGGCCCCGGAATCCGTCCGGGACCTTCTCAACCGGATGTATCCGCCGGACGCCGCGTACGCCAACGAAATCGTCGGTCCGCTCCTCGAGACAATCAACATCGCCGTGCTCGGGACGGGCCTTGCGATCCTGCTGGCGCTCCCCGTTGCGTTCATCGGCGCGGAGAACACCACGCCGAACCGGGCAACCTACCTGCTCGGGAAGTTCCTCATCGTCGCCTCGCGGTCAGTGAACGTCATCATCTGGGCAATCATCTTCGTATTCCTGTTCGGAACGAGCGCGCTCGCCGGCGTCCTGGCGGTCGGCTTCCGGTCGATCGGGTTCGTCGCCAAGCTCATCGCGGAGGAGATCGAGGAGATCAATCCGACGCAAGTTGAGGCCGTTCGCGCAACCGGCGCGAGCAGAACGCAGACGTTACTGTACGGGATCGTCCCGCAAGTGAAGCCGGCGTTCGTCGGGGTGTCCGTCTACCGCTGGGACATCAACGTCCGCTCGAGCACGATCATCGGCTTCGTCGGCGCGGGCGGCATCGGCATGGAACTCCAGAACAGCATCGACTTTCTCGACTGGCACCGCGTGCTGACGATTCTCATCGCCATCCTCGCGGTCGTCCTCGTCAGCGAACTGATCTCGGCGTACCTTCGGTCGAAGGTGCGCTGA
- the phnE gene encoding phosphonate ABC transporter, permease protein PhnE, producing the protein MSSGTSGERSEDLYTDGGYPGTWERPTVFYNVAVKYAVYLVITGFVVWSLWEMRVGIDRFVSGLESVRTLAEGMYPPNFGPRKRELIYGGMVESMAMSIVATFVGVIVSIPIAVMAAENLVPRPVYYVGRGIVSVSRALHELVLGILAVMAVGIGPLAGVIALVFATPGFYAKLLAEDLEDIDEGQRDAIRAVGGSPLQVLLYGVYPQVIPRIAGLGIYRWDINIRASTIIGIVGAGGIGTTLLNAFDRYEFDFALAIIMAIIAVVLVGEAVSVYIRRRIQ; encoded by the coding sequence ATGAGTAGCGGGACAAGCGGGGAGCGCAGCGAAGACCTGTACACCGACGGCGGCTACCCCGGCACGTGGGAGCGACCGACGGTGTTCTACAACGTCGCGGTGAAGTACGCCGTATACCTGGTGATTACCGGATTCGTCGTCTGGAGTCTCTGGGAGATGCGGGTCGGCATCGATCGGTTCGTGTCCGGGCTCGAGTCCGTTAGGACACTCGCCGAGGGGATGTACCCGCCAAACTTCGGACCGCGAAAGCGCGAACTTATCTACGGCGGAATGGTCGAGAGTATGGCGATGTCGATCGTCGCCACGTTCGTGGGCGTCATCGTCAGCATCCCGATCGCGGTGATGGCCGCCGAGAACCTCGTTCCGCGACCGGTCTACTACGTCGGGCGGGGAATCGTCTCGGTGTCGCGGGCGCTTCACGAGCTCGTGCTCGGCATCCTCGCGGTCATGGCCGTCGGAATCGGGCCGCTCGCCGGCGTTATCGCGCTGGTGTTCGCCACGCCGGGATTCTACGCGAAGTTGCTCGCCGAGGACCTGGAGGACATCGACGAAGGGCAACGCGACGCCATCAGGGCGGTCGGTGGGTCGCCGCTGCAGGTTCTCCTGTACGGCGTCTATCCTCAGGTGATCCCCCGAATCGCGGGCCTGGGTATCTACCGCTGGGACATCAACATTCGGGCGAGTACGATCATCGGAATCGTCGGCGCGGGCGGCATCGGGACGACGCTGCTCAACGCCTTCGATCGTTACGAGTTCGACTTCGCGCTTGCAATCATCATGGCCATCATCGCAGTCGTCCTCGTCGGAGAGGCCGTGAGCGTCTACATTCGGAGGCGGATACAATGA